In Mytilus edulis chromosome 7, xbMytEdul2.2, whole genome shotgun sequence, a single genomic region encodes these proteins:
- the LOC139483283 gene encoding uncharacterized protein produces the protein MLLTKNGMKIATVIILLVIHHGICVSSTKENNIAFGKPTKQLTTVNPWTSEHAVDGNYIEFTSNEFECTHTKAYLTTELSWWAVDLKGYYKVTHVVLTGRTHPCCTQWLQNYDIDVIKDPQCFCDKWGSFQKGRTSHCHYQQSSTTYLNATCPSDVKGRFVRIKKRSNDFQLSLCEVEVYGDLITNMSEKYHPYTTKAYGFPGKVYNGLFLQKMVARSIIECTTQCIGHMGCCAGLYNKVTKECSLMHKSDNNEETTHSFHEDDNCSSFLI, from the exons ATGTTATTAACAAAAAAC gGAATGAAGATTGCTACTGTGATTATTCTGCTTGTCATTCATCATGGGATTTGTGTTTCCAGCACTAAAG AAAATAACATTGCATTTGGAAAACCAACAAAGCAATTAACAACTGTCAATCCATGGACATCTGAACATGCTGTCGATGGAAACTATATAGAATTCACATcaaatgagtttgaatgtacaCATACAAAAGCATATTTAACCACTGAGTTAAGCTGGTGGGCAGTTGACCTGAAAGGATATTACAAAGTCACACATGTTGTTTTAACCGGAAGAACGCATCCATGTTGTA cacAATGGTTACAAAACTATGACATTGATGTAATAAAAGACCCTCAATGCTTTTGTGACAAATGGGGATCTTTTCAAAAAGGGAGGACGTCACATTGTCATTATCAACAGTCAAGTACAACATATTTAAATGCAACATGCCCATCAGATGTGAAAGGAAGATTCGTCAGGATAAAAAAACGAAGCAACGATTTTCAACTTTCGCTCTGTGAGGTAGAAGTATATGGTGATCTTATTACAAATATGTCAG AAAAATATCATCCATATACAACTAAAGCTTACGGATTTCCTGGTAAAGTTTACAATGGTCTATTCCTACAGAAGATGGTTGCCAGGAGTATCATTGAGTGTACAACTCAATGCATTGGACATATGGGTTGCTGTGCTGGATTATACAATAAGGTGACAAAAGAATGCTCCTTAATGCACAAATCTGACAATAATGAAGAAACGACCCATTCGTTTCATGAAGATGATAACTGCTCATCATTTCTTATTTGA
- the LOC139481921 gene encoding oxidoreductase HTATIP2-like — protein MSIEVDSKNTLKSDRMAFVLGYTGETGKALVKELSRRKVFKKVMLIGRREVQFEKDLGPEFEQKVVDFDHLNDYKHEFQDLDTGFSCIGTSKAKSGGKAGFIKVDHDYVVNAAAMAKSVGCKHFLVVSSYGANKDSSFLYIKTKGEVEEDLKSINFDNLSIFRPGMLLCDRVERRPIEACIRCCWKPMPQWFVKEGAINTDNLAAAMVNKALNPSFEKVENIENKQIYELI, from the exons ATGTCAATAGAAGTTGATTCTAAAAACACTTTAAAATCAGACAGAATGGCTTTTGTACTAGGCTATACTGGCGAAACAGGAAAAGCACTGGTCAAAGAACTTAGTAGGAGAAAAGTATTTAAGAAAGTGATGTTAATTGGGCGGAGAGAAGTTCAGTTTGAAAAAGATTTAGGGCCGGAGTTT GAACAAAAGGTGGTCGATTTTGATCATTTAAACGACTACAAACATGAATTTCAAGACCTGGATACAGGATTTTCCTGCATTGGTACCAGTAAAGCGAAATCCGGTGGAAAA gCTGGATTTATTAAAGTAGATCATGATTATGTAGTCAATGCCGCAGCGATGGCTAAATCTGTAGGATGCAAGCATTTCCTTGTGGTATCTTCTTATGGTGCAAACAAAGACAGCAGTTtcctttatataaaaacaaag GGTGAAGTTGAAGAAGACCTCAAATCAATCAATTTTGACAATCTATCAATTTTCCGACCAGG AATGTTACTATGTGATAGAGTAGAAAGAAGACCAATTGAAGCATGCATTAGATGTTGCTGGAAACCGATGCCACAATGGTTTGTAAAGGAAGGCGCTATCAACACAGACAACTTAGCTGCAGCCATGGTGAACAAAGCTTTGAATCCATCGTTTGAAAAGGtggaaaacattgaaaacaaacaaatatatgagTTAATTTGA